The Antechinus flavipes isolate AdamAnt ecotype Samford, QLD, Australia chromosome 5, AdamAnt_v2, whole genome shotgun sequence DNA segment AGGTAGATAActtcaaatcttattttctctatagttattttaaatggaatttctctttctatcatttgctgctggactttgtcaataatataaagaaatgctcatgatttccatttattttatatgctgtaactttgttaaagcttttaattgtttcagtagatttttgtatgattttctaggattctctaagtgtatcatcatattatctgcaaaaaatgataattgtatCTCCTTGTTGCCTATTCAAAtgccattaatttatttttcttttattattactaaagtcaacatttctagtacaataagGAATATTACTGCTTATAATGGATATCCTTGTTTCacaccccgcccccccccccccatcatattgggaatgcatccagtttctccccattacaaataatgcttattgattgtttCAGTTAGATGTTGCTTACCTTTTTACCAGAATGAGCAACTAGGATGTATGTCACACTAAATCCTTTTTAAaggatatttcttttctttaactgCATGTGTTTGATTATGTACAAATTTCAGATTTAAGTCCCAAACTATCCAGTATTTGCTCAGAATAATAGAAATCCATTTTGTGTTGAAGTCACTAAATAATATGCATATGCaaatatacaccaaaatataaattatatctgaatatatacatatatttctatacatttatataatagacAAATGAAATTGCATCTAAATTCATAAGAAAATTcaccaaaatttaaaaagccaTAGTAATACAATGATAAATGGATAATTTAATGTTTCTCtttcacagaagaaaaaatttaatagaatcaATAATAAcagataacattcatatactgcttTAAAGTATTCTTTATAGTATATCTATTTTACCTTCCTTGctcaaatactataaaaatatttcatattttcatatgaacaGAACATATGAACAGAgtttgaaaaataagatttgatAAAATAGCTATATTACaatcattttgtttgtttattggaaagtagaataatatataaaagtaatataaatataaggtaaaagtgaataatatataaaaatcaccttttatagataaacaaatgaacattttttctcAAGTGATTTACATACtaatataaagagaaatgcaTGAAGGAAATGAATCTTTAAAGGAACTGTGTGATTTAtggtttttaatgtgattttctttatttttctgctgtgggtttttaaaaaataattacttattttgtgagaaaaaaatcttttttacccTGTCTTTAAAGACTTGCTTCACTTGTTGGTTTCTTAGGGTATAAATGAAGGGGTTCAGCATAGGGGCAATAGAAGTATTCAGCACTGCTACCCCTTTGTTCAAAATCACTCCTTCCTTTGTTGAGGGTTTGACATACATGAAGATACAGCTTCCATAAGAGATGGAGACAACAATCATGTGGGAAGAACAAGTAGAAAAGGCCTTTTTCCTTTGCTGGGCAGAAGGAATTCTTAGAATGGTTTGAAGGATGAATGCATACGAGAGAATCACTGAAGCCAAAGTGACCATGAGTGTGATTACAGCCATGGAAAAAATCACAGTCTCTAATATTTTTGTGTCTGTGCAAGAGATCATAAGCATTGGAGAAGGGTCACAGGAGAAGTGATCAATCACATTGGAATCACAGAAATCTAATTGAAGGCCCATGATGACTGGTGGAAAGATAAGGATAAAACCTGCCAGCCAAGA contains these protein-coding regions:
- the LOC127538391 gene encoding olfactory receptor 6C76-like; its protein translation is MRNHSSVTEFILLGLIDDPQLEILIFLFLFFTYILSVTGNLTIITLTLLDSRLKTPMYFFLRNFSFLEISFTSVSIPRFLVSIITKEKTISYNSCMAQVFFFIFLGATEFFLLAAMSYDRYVAICKPLHYMNIMTPKVCSQLVISSWLAGFILIFPPVIMGLQLDFCDSNVIDHFSCDPSPMLMISCTDTKILETVIFSMAVITLMVTLASVILSYAFILQTILRIPSAQQRKKAFSTCSSHMIVVSISYGSCIFMYVKPSTKEGVILNKGVAVLNTSIAPMLNPFIYTLRNQQVKQVFKDRVKKIFFSQNK